The Microbacterium luteum genome includes a region encoding these proteins:
- a CDS encoding ABC transporter ATP-binding protein → MSTDTRPSRARFGRGAPDDGPRASMRQLLPFLLEHRTVLVVVAILSVFGAVTTLAQPVLVGQVIEAVQAEQALGMLVWAIVALVIVSSVISGYQHYLLQRTGTAVVYSSRRRLIARILHLPISEFDARRTGDLVSRVGTDTTLLYAVLTQGLADAVGNALIFVGAIIAMALIDPLLLGAIVIVLGVSILGVVTLSGRIRKATAEQQVKVGELASGVERAIGSIRTVRASGAGEREQSALTATAGEAYGVGVRIAKVSALVVPIAGIALQVSLLAVLGLGGYRVADGAIGVADLVTFVMFLFLLVGPLGSFFGAITSVNQALGALGRIQEVLDLPTETQDDARIAATVAPEPDGTAGDAAAVEFRNVRFGYPEHVVAARRRAETEARAVLESAHVDTSAVTLPDEADDAQPAETVDETKDVLRGVSFRVPRGARVALVGPSGAGKSTTLSLIERFYDPTGGAILLDGQDVRTLDRDDLRSRLGYVEQDAPTLAGTIAENLRLASPDATDAECESVLRAVNLGDVLDRSPDGLDAAVGESGVMLSGGERQRLAIARALLAAPPILLLDESTSSLDGLNEQRMREAIDAVAAGRTLIVIAHRLSTVVDSDLIVVMENGRVVGSGTHSELVQSTPLYRDLAKHQLLV, encoded by the coding sequence ATGTCCACTGACACCCGCCCCTCCCGCGCCCGATTCGGCCGGGGTGCCCCGGACGACGGGCCGCGCGCGAGCATGCGGCAGCTGCTGCCCTTCCTCCTGGAGCACCGCACCGTGCTCGTCGTCGTCGCGATCCTCAGTGTCTTCGGCGCCGTCACCACGCTCGCGCAGCCGGTGCTGGTCGGGCAGGTCATCGAGGCGGTGCAGGCCGAGCAGGCGCTCGGGATGCTCGTGTGGGCGATCGTCGCGCTCGTGATCGTGTCGTCGGTCATCTCCGGCTATCAGCACTACCTCCTGCAGCGCACCGGCACCGCGGTGGTCTACTCGAGCCGGCGGCGGCTCATCGCGCGCATCCTCCACCTGCCGATCAGCGAGTTCGACGCGCGCCGCACCGGCGACCTCGTCTCGCGCGTGGGCACCGACACCACCCTCCTGTACGCCGTGCTCACGCAGGGCCTCGCGGACGCGGTCGGCAACGCCCTGATCTTCGTCGGCGCCATCATCGCCATGGCGCTCATCGACCCGCTGCTGCTCGGCGCCATCGTGATCGTTCTCGGCGTGTCGATCCTGGGGGTCGTGACCCTCAGCGGTCGCATCCGCAAGGCGACGGCGGAGCAGCAGGTCAAGGTGGGCGAACTCGCCTCCGGCGTCGAGCGCGCCATCGGCTCCATCCGCACGGTGCGGGCATCGGGCGCCGGCGAGCGCGAGCAGTCGGCCCTCACCGCCACGGCCGGCGAGGCCTACGGCGTGGGGGTGCGGATCGCGAAGGTGTCGGCCCTCGTGGTGCCCATCGCCGGCATCGCCCTGCAGGTGTCGCTGCTGGCCGTGCTCGGACTCGGCGGATACCGCGTCGCGGACGGTGCCATCGGGGTGGCCGACCTCGTCACCTTCGTGATGTTCCTCTTCCTTCTCGTCGGGCCGCTCGGGTCGTTCTTCGGCGCCATCACCTCCGTCAACCAGGCGCTCGGCGCCCTGGGCCGCATCCAGGAGGTGCTCGATCTCCCCACGGAGACCCAGGATGACGCGCGGATCGCCGCGACCGTCGCTCCCGAGCCCGACGGCACGGCCGGAGACGCCGCGGCCGTGGAGTTCCGGAACGTGCGGTTCGGGTATCCCGAGCACGTCGTCGCCGCTCGCCGTCGGGCGGAGACCGAGGCACGCGCGGTGCTCGAGAGCGCCCACGTCGACACGTCGGCCGTCACCCTGCCCGACGAGGCGGACGACGCGCAGCCCGCCGAGACCGTGGACGAGACGAAGGATGTGCTCCGCGGCGTCTCGTTCCGCGTCCCGCGCGGCGCCCGCGTGGCCCTGGTGGGCCCGTCGGGTGCGGGAAAGAGCACGACCCTGTCGCTCATCGAGCGGTTCTACGATCCGACCGGCGGCGCCATCCTGCTCGACGGACAGGACGTGCGCACCCTCGACCGCGACGACCTGCGCAGCCGCCTCGGCTACGTCGAACAGGACGCGCCGACCCTCGCCGGCACGATCGCCGAGAACCTGCGCCTGGCCTCCCCCGACGCCACCGACGCCGAGTGCGAGAGTGTGCTGCGCGCGGTGAACCTCGGCGACGTGCTCGACCGGAGCCCCGACGGGCTCGACGCCGCCGTGGGCGAGAGCGGGGTCATGCTCTCCGGCGGTGAGCGCCAGCGCCTCGCGATCGCCCGCGCCCTGCTGGCCGCACCCCCCATCCTGCTCCTGGACGAGTCGACCTCGTCGTTGGACGGCCTGAACGAGCAGCGCATGCGCGAGGCGATCGACGCCGTCGCCGCGGGGCGCACGCTCATCGTGATCGCCCACCGCCTGTCGACCGTGGTCGACAGCGATCTCATCGTCGTGATGGAGAACGGCCGCGTCGTCGGATCGGGCACCCACTCCGAGCTCGTGCAGTCCACGCCGCTCTACCGCGACCTCGCCAAGCATCAGCTGCTGGTGTGA